The sequence below is a genomic window from Draconibacterium halophilum.
ATGGAAAGAAAAGGAGTTCGGTTCTCTATCTGGGTATTTATTGCGCTGGCTATTGGTGGAGCTGTTGAGATTATTCCCATGGTATTTATAAAATCGAACGTACCAACAATAGACGCGGTAAAACCATACACACCTCTTGAGCTGGAAGGTCGCGATCTGTATGTTAAAGAAGGTTGTTATGCATGCCACTCGCAAATTGTACGGCCGTTCCGCTGGGAAACCGACCGTTATGGCGAATACTCTAAAATTGGAGAGTTTGTTTACGATTATCCGTTCCAGTGGGGATCGAAACGTACCGGCCCTGATTTGGCCCGTGCCGGTGTTGTGGGCGGACCAATGTATAAAACTGCGGCCTGGCATTACAACCATTTTATGGATCCGCAAAAGATGAACGAACAATCGATAATGCCGAATTATGCATGGCTGGCAGTAAAAAACACCGACCTTTCGCAAACACCAAAGAAAATAAGGGCAATGCAAACGCTTGGAGTTCCTTACGAAGAAGGATACGACGAGAAAGCCGTTGACGACTACCTGGCACAGGCCGAAGAAATTGTGGCAGATCTGAAAGCGTCAGGGATTGAAACGGATGCTAAAAAACAGATTGTTGCGATGATTGCCTATATGCATAAACTGGGACGAGACATTTCGGAGCAACCCGATTCTACTGCAATTGATACCACTTCAGCAGCTGACAACACTGAATTGAAAGAAGTAACTCTGCTGGAAAGCGAAGAAGATTTGGCAGCAGCAGAGAAAATATTTCAGACAACCTGTGTAGCTTGCCACGGAGCTGATGGAAAAGGAATGGCAACATTCCCCAGCCTTGTTGATGATGAATGGATAAATGGCAACTCTCCGGCTGAAGTTTATCATTCTATTTCAGAAGGAAATGTGGCAAAAGGAATGGTGCCTTATAAAACACAGTATTCTGAAAAACAAATTACGCAGCTGACAAGTTACGTTTTAACAACTCTACAAAACAAGTAAAATGAAGATCGTAAGTAATCTGTTAACAAGTATTGAAGGAATCCAGATTTTCTACATCATCGGATTGCTAATATTTGTGGCACTTTTTATTGTAATCGTTATACGAACCATACGAAGACCAAAAAAGGAAATGGATGATATAAAGAATTCAATAATTGAAGATGATGATACTGAAGATACCGATAACTTAAAATAAACCAAGCTATGTCTGATAAAAATAAACAAATACTTGAGCAGGATGAAAACCTGATGGACCATGATTATGATGGTATTAAGGAATTGGACAATCCTCCGCCACGATGGATAATGTTGTTGTTTTACATTACCATTGGTTGGTCAATCATTTATGGAGCCTACTATTTCTGGTTAGAAGAAGGCAATCTTCAGGAAGCTGAATATGAACTGAGATCAGCGAAACATGATCAGAAATACCAGACTGCATCACTTTCTGCTGATGACCTTGTTGCATTTACCGATGAAGAATCGATTGCTGAAGGGAAACAAATTTACACCGATATGGGCTGTATGGCTTGCCACGGAATGAATGGCGAAGGGAATGCAATTGGCCCAAATCTAACTGATGATTACAGCATACATGGATGCGATTTTCAGAGCACTTTTGATATGATTAAAAATGGTGCCCCGGCAAAAGGGATGACCGCTTTTAAAACACAAATGAGCGACGAGAAAATCCAAAAGGTGGCTAGTTATATTCTAACGCTAAGAGACACGGATCCGGCCAACGCCAAAGAACCGCAAGGTGAAAAATGTGAGGAATAAATACATCATAAAAAGTGGGGAACAATGTTTCCCATCTTTTTTATCGATTTATTGAACATATGACAAAGGAAAAGCTCGACTTTAGAGACTACCCCATAAACTGGAACGAGCGGGGAGGAAGAAAATGGGTGTATGCAAAAAAGCCCTCGGGAAAATGGTTTAACCGGCGAACTATCGTCAGCTGGATACTTCTGCTATTTTGGATAGCAGTACCCTTTATTAGGGTGAATGGGAATCCACTTATTCTGCTTGATATTGCCAACCGAAAGTTCATCATTTTCGGAGCCATTTTTTGGGCACAAGACACTTTTATCCTGGCGCTGTTAATGCTTTCGTTTGTTCTGTTCGTCGTGTTGTTTACGGTAACATTTGGACGGCTTTGGTGCGGCTGGACATGTCCGCAAACCATATTTCTGGAAATGGTATTTCGCAAAATAGAATACCTGATTGAAGGCGATTACCGCGAACGGCATAAATTGGATAACAGTCCGTGGACAACAAATAAAATAGTTAAGAAAGCACTGAAACACACTATTTTTATACTCATCTCCGTGGCCATGACCAATGTTTTTCTGATGTGGTTTATTGGCAGCGAGCGCTGGTTGGAGATGATTCAGGAACCGATTACGCAAAACATTTCTGGCTTTGCGGTGATGCTGCTGGTTTCGGCCTTTTTTTACTGGGTGTATTCCTTTTTCCGCGAGCAAATATGTACAATGGTTTGTCCGTACGGACGAATGCAGGGTGTTTTGCTCGATTCAAAATCGATTGCCGTTACGTATGATTATGTGCGTGGCGAACCGCGTGGCGGACACGGCGATGGCGATTGTACCGATTGTAAACAGTGTATTTCGGTTTGCCCAACCGGAATAGATATCCGTAACGGTTCGCAGCTCGAATGCGTAAACTGCTCGGCATGTATCGATCAGTGTAACAAAATTATGCACGTAACCGGAAAACCTCCGGGGCTTATCCGTTACGCCTCCGAAGCACAGATAAAAGGCCAGCAAAATTCAATATGGAATGCGCGTAACCGGGCTTATTCAGTGGTGTTGTTACTTATATTTTCATTCTTTGTTTATACCCTGGTTTCGAGGCCGGTATTGGAAACAACGATTTTACGAACACCCGGACTACTATACCAGGAGCAGGATTCAACTTTATCGAATGTTTACAACATTAAAATAGTAAATAAAACACACGACGAACTTCCGCTTGAATTGCGTGTTATCTCTCACAAGGGTAAAATTCAAATGGCCGGAAATACCATGCTTTTAAAAGACCAGGATATGTACGAATCGACCTTTATTCTTTTCTTGCCAAAAAGTGAAGTAACAAGCGATAAAACAAAGGTTGAATTTGGTGTTTTCAGCAATAATGAATTAATTGAAACCTATAAAGCCACGTTTGTTGGACCTTAGAAAAGTTGCCAATTGGCAGTGGCAGTTTGCAGTAAAGAGACAAATTAAAGACCTTGTCATTTTGACGAAGAATGAGGAGAAATCTATTACATCAGCGCTAAGTCGTAACAGATTTAGCTCCGCTGATTTTCAATTCTCACTCCGTCCGAAATGACAGAGATATGAAATTATAATAAAAAGAAAAACAAATGAAGTTTAATTGGGGAACGGGAATTTTTCTTTTTCTGGCATTGTTTTTAGCCGGATCAGCTGTATTTATTGTATTTGCTGTGCGCCAGCCGGTAAATTTGGTACACAAAAACTATTACGAAAAAGGCGTTGATCATACCGACCAAATGAATGTTGATGCCCGGTCAAAACCATTCACCCGATCATTTGAGGTGGCTATGAACAACGAAGCTTTTGTGATCAACATTGCAAATGAGCTGGCCACAAAAATAGATTCGGGAAATATGCAATTGTATCGTCCGTCAGACTATACAAAAGACATAAACCAGAAAATTATAGCGGGAAATAATTCTGTTCAATTCGCCAAAAATGATTTGATAAACGGCAGATACATCTTAAAGTTTACCTGGTTTACTAACGGGCTGCGCTACGAAGTGGATCGTCCGGTAAATATTCAATAAATTGATTACCTTTAAACCCGATAACAACCTTTTGTTCGAATTAATATCGCCATGACCATTTTTATTTCAGCACTTATTTTAGGATTGATGGGTAGTTTTCACTGTGCCGGGATGTGTGGCCCGATTGCAATTGCACTGCCGCTTCACGGTAACACGATTCCACAAAAAATATTTGGAGGAACCCTGTACAATCTGGGTCGCACCTTAACCTACGGAATTATGGGAGCTGTTTTTGGCTTCCTCGGGCAGGGACTTCAACTCATCGGATTTCAGCAAAAAGTTTCAGTACTTATGGGTGCGTTGATGATTATTTCTGTGCTATTCCCAAAACTGTTTAAAAACCAGTACAAAATGGATAAAAGCTGGTTTTCGGCAGTAGGAAAACTAAAAAAGAAAATTGGCGAGATGTTTTCCATTCGCTCGTTTCAAAGCCTTTTCTTTATTGGAATGCTGAATGGACTGCTACCGTGTGGACTCGTGTACATGGCCATTGCCGGAGCCATTGGCATGGGCGGTGTTGCCGAAGGTTCTTTGTATATGATTCTGTTTGGTTTAGGAACGATTCCCATGTTACTGGCCATTTCGCTGGCAGGCAATGTTTTAAGCTCAACAGTAAGAAGCAAAATCAACAAACTGATCCCGGTGTTGGTTGTTGTTGTTGGAATTCTGTTTGTATTACGTGGCTTAAGTTTGGGCATCCCCTACCTTAGCCCGCCAAAACAAAAAATTGAGCAGAAATTTGAAAAAAGCCTGGAAACAGAAAGTGCAGCATTGCATACCGAGACAAAGGGCGATTGCTGTACAGTAACGGAGTAAACTGAGCGAAAAATTGACCGTAGCAAATGGGGAAAAAGGAGGAGAATAGCTGTGTACATTGTGGTGCCGATTGTGGAAACAATCCTGTTGTTTGGAACAACCAGAATTTCTGTTGCAACGGATGTAAAACGGTTTATCAACTCCTAAACGAAAACAAGCTATACAATTATTACAACCTGGAAGAAACGCCGGGAATAAAAGAGGAAAGCACCACCGAATTTGGTAATAAATATGCTTTTCTTGATAACGATGAAGTAAAGGAAAAACTAATTTCGTTTACCGAAGGCAGCATTTCGAAAGTAAAATTTTATGTGCCTGTTATCCACTGCGCTTCGTGCATTTGGTTGCTCGAGCACCTGTATAAACTACACAAAGGCGTCCGGCATTCGTTTGTAAATTTTACGCGTAAAGAGGTTGACATTACTTTTGATGAAAAAGAAATTTCGTTGCGGCAACTGGTTGAACTGCTGGCATCCATTCATTACATTCCCGATCTTTCGCAAAGCCTTACCGATAAAAAAGAAGATAAATCATACAAAAAACTGCTTTACAAAATTGGCGTTGCCGGCTTTGTGTTTATTAACGTTATGACTTACAGTTTGCCGGCCTATTTTAATGGCGAACCGCTGAGCGACAAATTGCAATCGTTGTTTAGTATTCTAAGTTACATTCTGGTCATTCCGGTGACTTTTTACAGTGGCAGCGATTATTATATATCGGCCATTAAAAACCTGCTGAAAAAGAACATCAGCATCGACCTGCCCATCGCGCTGGGAATTATTGTGCTTTTCGTGGTTACCAGTTACGAGGTGCTTTTTACAGGTGGTCCGGGTTACAGTGATAGTTTGTCGGGCCTCATCTTTTTTCTTTTAGTAGGAAAATGGTACCAAAGCAAAACATACGAAGCCCTATCGTTCGACCGCAATTACAAATCGTATTTCCCGATTGCCGTTACTAAAATCAACAAACAGATTGAAGAAAGCATTCTGATTGAAAAAATTGAAGTGGACGATGAGCTGATTATTCGGAATAAAGAGCTCGTTCCGGCTGATGCAGAGTTGATCGATGGCGAAGGCCGAATCGATTACAGTTTTGTTACCGGCGAATCCACTCCGATTGTTAAAAAACCCGGCGATTTTATTTATGCCGGAGGACGACAAATGGGTGGGATAATTCGTATTCGGGTGAAAAAAGAAGTAAACCAGAGTCACCTCACCAAACTCTGGAACCAGGATAAATCGTACGAAAAACCAAGCGACTCCTTAAAAACATTGTCAGATCAAATAAGTCATTATTTTACCTTGATTGTAATTGCCATTGCAATAATTGGCTTTACTTTTTGGACAATTAAAGGAGAAATGCATACCGCAATATTTGTTTTTACTGCCGTTTTAATTGTGGCTTGTCCCTGCGCTTTGGCACTTTCTATTCCCTTCACTTTTGGTAATACCATGCGTATTTTTGGCAAGCGCGGTCTTTATATTAAAAACACTGAGGTAATTGAAAAGCTTTCGCACATTAACAGCATTGTGTTTGATAAAACCGGGACACTAACTCAGCCCAACCAAAACAAAGTAGTTTATTCAGGAGTTGAACTTTCATCCTCCGAAAAAGAGGCTATTTTCTCGCTTACCCGACAATCGACACATCCGTTGAGTACAGCACTTTCGCAATCATTTAACGGATTGCCATACCATGCGCCGGAGCATTTTGTGGAAGTTGCCGGGCGCGGGATTTTTGGGAAAGTAAACGACATTAACCTGCGTATCGGCTCAGAAGAATATGTGACCAACTCACCCACTTCTCAAAAGAAAAAAACTTCGATGGTTTATGTGGCTATTGATGATGAACTGAAAGGACATTTTACGATTAGCAACCAGTACCGCTCAGGTTTTAATAAGGTATTAAGTTCGCTTAAACAGGGGTTTAGCCTTTTCCTAATTTCGGGTGACAACGATGCTGAAGCCGATAACCTATCAGAATTTTTTGAAAAGGAGCATATGCTTTTCGACCAGAAACCCGGCGACAAAGCTGCTTTTATACAATCACAACAAAACAAAGGAAATACCGTGCTTATGACCGGCGATGGACTAAACGATGCCGGCGCATTAATGCAAAGCGATGTGGCACTTACCATTGCAGATAAAGTATACCACTTCTCGCCTGCAAGCGATGCAGTTCTTGAAGCAGAAAAATTTAATCAGCTGGCAAACTTTATACGTTTCACAAAAACATCGCTGAACATTGTAAAACTTAGTTTTGCCATTTCATTTTGTTACAATATTATCGGAATTGCTTTTGCGCTTAGTGGAAATCTTTCGCCGGTGGTGGCAGCTATTTTAATGCCTATTTCTTCGGTGTCGGTAGTTGCCTTTGCAACCTTTGCAACGCGGTTGGCCGGAAAGGTTAAATTGCGCAGAATCACAGACGACTAAACCACAAAATCTTCTCTTTAATATTTTACGTTCTAACTCGAATTCACCCTCCAAATGAGCATCTGTACAAATTGTTTAAAACAAGTATTTAAGTATTTTTGTACAAAATCAAGTTAAATGAGCAAATTGGTATACGTTGGGATGAGTGCAGATTTGATTCATCCCGGCCATTTGAATATTATAAAGGAAGCCAGCAAGTTAGGAAAAGTAACTATTGGCTTATTAACCGACAAAGCAATTGCAAGTTATAAGCGGCTACCTACCTTAAAATATGAGCAACGTAAAATCGTAATTGAAAACATAAAAGGCGTAGACCAAGTTGTCCCTCAGGAGGAACTGGATTATACCCGAAACCTGGAGAAATATAAACCGCATTTTGTAGTTCATGGCGACGATTGGAAAACTGGCGTGCAGAGTAAAACTCGCCAGAAAGTAATTGACACCCTGGCACAGTGGGATGGAAAACTTATCGAAGTTCCTTATACAGCAGGTATTTCGTCGTCGCAATTGAATCAAAGTATAAAAGAAATTGGCACAACTCCCGAGGTTCGGATGGGTAAACTCCGTCGCCTTATTTATGCAAAACCTATTGTAAAAGTAATGGAAGCACACAACGGCCTTACAGGTTTGATCGTTGAAAATTCGAATGTGGAAGTTAACGGACAAAAGCGTGAGTTTGATGCCATGTGGTTAAGCAGCCTTACTGATTCTACAATAAAAGGAAAACCCGATATTGAGGCAGTTGACGTAACATCCCGTCTTCATGGATTGAACGACATTCTGGAAGTTACAACAAAACCCATTATTTACGATGGCGACACAGGTGGTATTCCCGAGCACTTTGTTTTTACGATTCGTTCGTTGGAACGTTTAGGCGTTTCTGCAATTATCATTGAAGATAAAACGGGTTTAAAAAAGAATTCTCTTTTCG
It includes:
- a CDS encoding cbb3-type cytochrome c oxidase N-terminal domain-containing protein: MSDKNKQILEQDENLMDHDYDGIKELDNPPPRWIMLLFYITIGWSIIYGAYYFWLEEGNLQEAEYELRSAKHDQKYQTASLSADDLVAFTDEESIAEGKQIYTDMGCMACHGMNGEGNAIGPNLTDDYSIHGCDFQSTFDMIKNGAPAKGMTAFKTQMSDEKIQKVASYILTLRDTDPANAKEPQGEKCEE
- a CDS encoding heavy metal translocating P-type ATPase, producing MGKKEENSCVHCGADCGNNPVVWNNQNFCCNGCKTVYQLLNENKLYNYYNLEETPGIKEESTTEFGNKYAFLDNDEVKEKLISFTEGSISKVKFYVPVIHCASCIWLLEHLYKLHKGVRHSFVNFTRKEVDITFDEKEISLRQLVELLASIHYIPDLSQSLTDKKEDKSYKKLLYKIGVAGFVFINVMTYSLPAYFNGEPLSDKLQSLFSILSYILVIPVTFYSGSDYYISAIKNLLKKNISIDLPIALGIIVLFVVTSYEVLFTGGPGYSDSLSGLIFFLLVGKWYQSKTYEALSFDRNYKSYFPIAVTKINKQIEESILIEKIEVDDELIIRNKELVPADAELIDGEGRIDYSFVTGESTPIVKKPGDFIYAGGRQMGGIIRIRVKKEVNQSHLTKLWNQDKSYEKPSDSLKTLSDQISHYFTLIVIAIAIIGFTFWTIKGEMHTAIFVFTAVLIVACPCALALSIPFTFGNTMRIFGKRGLYIKNTEVIEKLSHINSIVFDKTGTLTQPNQNKVVYSGVELSSSEKEAIFSLTRQSTHPLSTALSQSFNGLPYHAPEHFVEVAGRGIFGKVNDINLRIGSEEYVTNSPTSQKKKTSMVYVAIDDELKGHFTISNQYRSGFNKVLSSLKQGFSLFLISGDNDAEADNLSEFFEKEHMLFDQKPGDKAAFIQSQQNKGNTVLMTGDGLNDAGALMQSDVALTIADKVYHFSPASDAVLEAEKFNQLANFIRFTKTSLNIVKLSFAISFCYNIIGIAFALSGNLSPVVAAILMPISSVSVVAFATFATRLAGKVKLRRITDD
- the aepX gene encoding phosphoenolpyruvate mutase translates to MSKLVYVGMSADLIHPGHLNIIKEASKLGKVTIGLLTDKAIASYKRLPTLKYEQRKIVIENIKGVDQVVPQEELDYTRNLEKYKPHFVVHGDDWKTGVQSKTRQKVIDTLAQWDGKLIEVPYTAGISSSQLNQSIKEIGTTPEVRMGKLRRLIYAKPIVKVMEAHNGLTGLIVENSNVEVNGQKREFDAMWLSSLTDSTIKGKPDIEAVDVTSRLHGLNDILEVTTKPIIYDGDTGGIPEHFVFTIRSLERLGVSAIIIEDKTGLKKNSLFGTDIAQTQDSIENFCIKIRAGKKAQVTKDFMIIARIESLILNKGIEDALKRAEAYIAAGADGIMIHSRQKDGKEIMEFCDAYNKLEKRAPLIAVPTSYNHMKEQELIDAGVNVVIYANQLLRAAYPAMMDVAKGILKHERSLEVSNKCMSIKEILELIPGTK
- a CDS encoding CcoQ/FixQ family Cbb3-type cytochrome c oxidase assembly chaperone gives rise to the protein MKIVSNLLTSIEGIQIFYIIGLLIFVALFIVIVIRTIRRPKKEMDDIKNSIIEDDDTEDTDNLK
- the ccoG gene encoding cytochrome c oxidase accessory protein CcoG, translated to MTKEKLDFRDYPINWNERGGRKWVYAKKPSGKWFNRRTIVSWILLLFWIAVPFIRVNGNPLILLDIANRKFIIFGAIFWAQDTFILALLMLSFVLFVVLFTVTFGRLWCGWTCPQTIFLEMVFRKIEYLIEGDYRERHKLDNSPWTTNKIVKKALKHTIFILISVAMTNVFLMWFIGSERWLEMIQEPITQNISGFAVMLLVSAFFYWVYSFFREQICTMVCPYGRMQGVLLDSKSIAVTYDYVRGEPRGGHGDGDCTDCKQCISVCPTGIDIRNGSQLECVNCSACIDQCNKIMHVTGKPPGLIRYASEAQIKGQQNSIWNARNRAYSVVLLLIFSFFVYTLVSRPVLETTILRTPGLLYQEQDSTLSNVYNIKIVNKTHDELPLELRVISHKGKIQMAGNTMLLKDQDMYESTFILFLPKSEVTSDKTKVEFGVFSNNELIETYKATFVGP
- a CDS encoding FixH family protein; this encodes MKFNWGTGIFLFLALFLAGSAVFIVFAVRQPVNLVHKNYYEKGVDHTDQMNVDARSKPFTRSFEVAMNNEAFVINIANELATKIDSGNMQLYRPSDYTKDINQKIIAGNNSVQFAKNDLINGRYILKFTWFTNGLRYEVDRPVNIQ
- a CDS encoding sulfite exporter TauE/SafE family protein, with translation MTIFISALILGLMGSFHCAGMCGPIAIALPLHGNTIPQKIFGGTLYNLGRTLTYGIMGAVFGFLGQGLQLIGFQQKVSVLMGALMIISVLFPKLFKNQYKMDKSWFSAVGKLKKKIGEMFSIRSFQSLFFIGMLNGLLPCGLVYMAIAGAIGMGGVAEGSLYMILFGLGTIPMLLAISLAGNVLSSTVRSKINKLIPVLVVVVGILFVLRGLSLGIPYLSPPKQKIEQKFEKSLETESAALHTETKGDCCTVTE